The following are encoded together in the Bacillus cereus group sp. RP43 genome:
- a CDS encoding GAF domain-containing protein, which translates to MFTKESYAGSREKQYETVIKQLDALLTGEPNVVANLSNASALLNQFLDRVNWVGFYVTEGNQLVLGPFQGMPACVRIPFGRGVCGVAAETKTTQLVADVHQFPGHIACDSASNSEIVVPIMKEGNIIGVLDIDSPEKNRFDEVDQHYLEKFVETLLKHI; encoded by the coding sequence ATGTTTACAAAAGAAAGTTATGCAGGTTCTCGTGAAAAACAGTATGAGACAGTAATTAAACAACTGGATGCATTATTAACTGGCGAACCGAACGTAGTCGCAAACTTATCAAATGCGTCCGCATTATTAAACCAATTTTTAGATCGCGTTAATTGGGTTGGCTTTTATGTAACAGAAGGAAATCAGCTTGTTCTTGGACCATTCCAAGGAATGCCAGCTTGCGTACGTATTCCATTCGGACGCGGTGTTTGCGGCGTAGCAGCTGAAACGAAAACAACGCAGCTTGTAGCAGATGTTCACCAATTCCCAGGACATATCGCTTGCGATAGTGCCTCTAATTCTGAAATCGTTGTACCGATTATGAAAGAAGGAAATATCATTGGTGTACTTGATATTGATAGTCCTGAAAAAAATCGTTTCGATGAAGTAGATCAGCATTATTTAGAAAAATTTGTGGAAACACTCCTAAAACATATTTAA
- the refZ gene encoding forespore capture DNA-binding protein RefZ: protein MKQTRQKVIDAAISLFNTKGYDGTSVRDIAKRADVNVANISYYFAGKQGLLERLITDFLEGYIHVIETSFEQREYLSAKDVMVQMVRGILRYQFDNRELTRFFYRELSLDTTLIREVMTVYFSRERYYIEQIIKQGQMKQEFKKISFTMFMTQLKGMMNMPFLYPQYISEVLHSFPSETFFLEMYTKEIEQWMERTLYKVSMYYELPRAVHM from the coding sequence ATGAAGCAGACGAGACAAAAGGTAATTGATGCGGCAATATCGTTGTTTAATACGAAAGGTTATGACGGGACATCGGTGCGAGACATTGCAAAGCGAGCGGATGTGAATGTAGCGAATATTTCATATTATTTTGCTGGAAAGCAAGGATTATTAGAACGGCTTATTACTGATTTTTTAGAGGGGTATATTCACGTAATTGAAACGTCATTTGAACAGAGAGAATATTTATCGGCTAAAGATGTGATGGTGCAAATGGTGCGCGGGATTTTACGATATCAATTTGATAATAGAGAACTGACACGTTTTTTTTATAGAGAGCTTTCGCTTGATACGACATTAATTCGTGAAGTGATGACTGTTTATTTTTCTAGAGAAAGATATTATATAGAGCAAATCATTAAACAAGGACAAATGAAGCAAGAATTTAAAAAGATATCTTTTACAATGTTTATGACGCAATTAAAAGGCATGATGAATATGCCGTTTTTATATCCACAATATATATCAGAGGTGCTACACTCGTTTCCATCTGAGACGTTTTTCTTAGAAATGTATACGAAGGAAATTGAGCAATGGATGGAACGAACATTATATAAAGTGAGTATGTATTATGAACTGCCAAGAGCTGTTCATATGTGA
- a CDS encoding LysR substrate-binding domain-containing protein, whose amino-acid sequence MDLEAVRSFIEVKHTRSLSKASKLLHISQPALSKQIQRLEADLEVTLLKRSAQGVELTKAGELFIKSMLPILEQINAVKTEMKEYQEKRKISIGILPSLAAHYISKCKDLLEDTYEIEWQIEHTKVLMELFKERKIEAMFIDSVVEGATYIKEMREEKIVCAVSNDHPYRAKRVIQMEELQNEKLIVYPEICDVRKMIMHVFQCMGAKPIIAVETSYAEPMIAMVGAGLGITLLPETAVQQAVIQGNVRAISVEPPLMRKIYFVSHMKESSLSCINCP is encoded by the coding sequence ATGGATTTGGAGGCAGTACGATCGTTTATTGAAGTAAAGCATACGCGAAGTTTATCAAAAGCGAGTAAGCTTTTACATATTTCACAACCAGCGCTTAGTAAACAAATTCAAAGATTAGAAGCTGACTTAGAGGTCACTTTATTAAAACGTTCCGCTCAAGGGGTAGAATTAACAAAAGCTGGAGAGTTATTTATAAAAAGCATGTTACCGATTTTGGAGCAAATAAATGCAGTGAAAACGGAAATGAAGGAATATCAAGAGAAGCGGAAAATTTCAATAGGTATATTACCGAGTTTAGCGGCTCATTACATATCAAAGTGTAAAGACTTATTAGAGGATACATATGAAATAGAATGGCAAATTGAGCATACGAAAGTATTAATGGAGTTATTTAAAGAGCGAAAAATTGAAGCGATGTTCATCGATTCAGTAGTAGAAGGTGCTACCTATATAAAAGAAATGCGGGAAGAAAAAATCGTTTGTGCTGTTTCGAATGATCATCCGTATAGAGCGAAACGGGTAATCCAAATGGAAGAGTTGCAAAATGAAAAGCTAATTGTATACCCAGAAATATGCGATGTAAGGAAAATGATTATGCATGTGTTTCAATGTATGGGTGCGAAGCCAATAATTGCAGTTGAAACATCTTATGCAGAACCGATGATTGCGATGGTAGGAGCTGGACTTGGTATAACATTGCTTCCGGAAACCGCTGTACAGCAAGCCGTAATACAAGGTAACGTGCGTGCGATTTCTGTAGAACCACCATTAATGCGAAAGATTTATTTCGTCTCTCATATGAAAGAGAGCTCTTTATCCTGCATTAACTGCCCGTAA
- a CDS encoding EamA family transporter has protein sequence MDKKQMLLGSLLCLLAVTAWGFMFPVMANALQFIDPFFFTTIRYGSAAIIFLILLLIIEGKNSLRLEKRTLSLLFYGTFGFAGYGFLIFYGQQLAGPSGAIHAAMIQSLMPLIALLLQWITKNLRPGYYTFLCMFVALLGVMLVISKGNIDLLFGAASHVSTNIFMLCGVTCWVIYTNGGANFKSWSPLRYTTLTCLFGSISLVITVTALTITNIISVPSLHTVMSVRFELFYMSIVAGVIAVFCWNTGNRYISSINGILFMNLVPVLALIGSMFQGYTVDNIEIVGASLTIIALLCNNLWQRKQHIKIPTSVR, from the coding sequence TTGGACAAAAAACAAATGTTACTCGGATCTCTTCTATGCTTACTCGCTGTAACAGCTTGGGGATTTATGTTTCCTGTGATGGCAAATGCCTTGCAATTTATAGATCCATTCTTCTTCACAACTATCCGATACGGATCAGCAGCTATTATTTTCCTTATTCTGCTCTTAATTATCGAAGGGAAAAATTCTCTCCGCTTAGAAAAAAGAACACTTTCTTTATTGTTTTACGGAACATTCGGTTTCGCTGGGTATGGATTTCTCATTTTCTACGGACAACAACTTGCCGGACCTTCCGGAGCAATTCATGCCGCTATGATTCAGTCTCTTATGCCACTTATCGCTCTGTTATTACAATGGATAACAAAAAATCTCCGGCCAGGGTACTACACATTTCTCTGTATGTTCGTTGCATTACTCGGTGTTATGCTTGTCATTTCAAAAGGAAATATTGACTTATTATTCGGAGCTGCAAGTCACGTATCAACGAATATATTTATGTTATGCGGCGTTACTTGCTGGGTAATTTACACGAATGGCGGTGCTAATTTCAAGTCTTGGTCACCACTTAGATACACAACATTAACTTGTTTATTCGGTTCTATTTCACTCGTTATAACCGTTACTGCATTAACAATCACGAATATAATTTCTGTACCGTCACTGCATACAGTTATGAGCGTTCGTTTTGAACTCTTTTATATGTCGATTGTTGCTGGCGTTATCGCTGTATTTTGCTGGAACACAGGAAATCGGTATATTTCATCTATTAACGGCATATTATTTATGAATTTAGTTCCTGTACTTGCACTTATCGGTTCTATGTTTCAAGGTTATACTGTCGATAACATAGAAATTGTCGGCGCCTCATTAACGATTATTGCACTATTATGCAACAATTTATGGCAAAGAAAACAACATATAAAAATCCCCACCTCAGTTCGTTAG